DNA sequence from the Uloborus diversus isolate 005 chromosome 1, Udiv.v.3.1, whole genome shotgun sequence genome:
CTCCCATTTTTATTCAGTGGGTATTTGACACTGATACGGCACTCGTAGTGTGCAAAATATTGTTATTGGTTGAACTACACTGCTTCTACACGGACTCAGATAACgaattttcagattttaagtATTCTTGAACATTGTAGACGGTTGAGAAACGTGTTAAAGGTGAAGCTACACAGGGGCGCCTCGACAGGGGAGCCAAAAAtatgcacaggggggggggggagggagaagggacacctgttggcccgggcctgaggAGGGAGCATGATTTTTGAAACGAGCGGTGAAATACATGTAGGGACGTAGAGGTGAACAATATGGAAgggacccgtaaaagtcatttgtgacggacccaAAAATTTCTGCGCAAGTCCCTGTGGGGGGCCACGGGTGGTCATTGTAAACTGCCAAAAATCTTCCTTGTTCGGcgaattttgtctggctattcggcgaatttgaagaCATAATTGTAGAATTGCTATTTTAAATTGTGCGAATGTTCCTATTTATTAAATGTACTGATGTGCGCATACACGCATTCTATCATTCGGAAAAATCTGAAGTTCTATACAGCGAAATAAttatttctgccctcccaaaataCGTAAGTTCAAGGCGCTGTCGAAGCCAGAACACtattattgactgaaaattaGATCATTTTCTCACTTCAGAGCGCACATTTCAACAAGTATTACCATTTTACCAACATTTTCTTTACTTATACAATCTATTTGTTAGTCAAAACCACCCCCAATTTCCAATTGCTTGCATTATCTCCTATTAGTCAGGATTATCCAGACTCCACTGTCTCTCATTGCTATCAAACAAGCGCTATTCAACTCGGAACACAATGCAATTTAAACGTCATCCTGGCGCCTTGAGGATGCTCGATTCGGCGGAACACAGTGACTTGTGCATTGTGCAGTTGAAGAAAGCGTGACCTCGATATTTGCTCAATTGAAGAAGCAGAGAAAGGGAAAAACGTTTATTACAACATTCTTTTCGAAAGGTATTTCaagattgaaatattatttcattcaaGAACTCGATGCTTCTCTTTACAAAACCCCAATTGGAAATGGGAAAGGCTGTCACGCAAACTTTTACTGTTTCCCTCTAAAAAATCACGAGTAGGAAGGAAGAGAAATCAATTTAACTGTAAAAAGTAGGAATGCGCTCCGTAATTGAAATTTGGTGAATAGTTgagaatatttcattaaaaaaaagcaataaaaatattcaattatcaCTACCGAAGCAtgaaaatataactatttttggTTTATGTAAACCTTATAGAACAAGAAAACATTTCGATTTGGTGGGTAAAtgctttgtaaaaaaatgtcttaaagtTATTATGATAAAGAAAGATGaagaaaaagtgattaaaaaaaatatttttttatgtaaaaaaaaaaaacacttatgtttAGAATTTAATAAAACTTCAGATCTTCTAGAAATGGTTTTGCATTCCgatgtatttttttcataatctCATTCTATAAATACTGTAGTAATACAGCATTTCCCCCACCTTAGTAAGTGGTAATGTACGGGAGTTAATCAAATATaaaaaggaatttcttttaaaaaattgtttgtatcaaccaaaaatattttacaccaTTTGCACCAGCCATCCTTTTTCTACATAGTGTCCTTCCTCTGAGAcacatttttctgtaaaattgccaaattttttatACCGTCGTGATAGAAAGAAGAGGGACATGTGAAGAGCGAATTACGCACGAACGCCTCAACACAAATGCATCATCATCAATTTTTTGTCCTCCTAGGTCTTTTTTGAGTATTCCAAACAAATGGCAATCACAAGGCGATAAATCTGGACTGTACCGAGGTGTTTCAGAGCCGTACGataaaaaattttctcgctttaaAGCGGCAGTATGTGGTTTCGTATTTTCATAAAGAAAAGTGACGTTACTTATCGCTTGGCGTCCTCGTCTGCTGCGATATGCAGCTTCTGCTTCATCAGAAGGCGACATTAATTGCCTGCATTAGTTGTCCTTCGTCAATAATGTCATGAATGGCAACAATGTTGTCTACAGTGATTCTTGTCCGCTGTCTCCTTTCAGcaggtttgttttttttttacagctccTCCTCTTTCTGCCATGTATTTTTAATCCTACTCAAGTGTGCGAAGTGTTTCTTCTACAAACTGTGCATGAAGCTGTCTCCAAATTTCAGAGAGTTTGGTGCCTTCTTTTGcgagaaattaaataatttagcgTTTCGCAACAGAGGTATGCACTTCTTGCTCATTCATGGCGTACTGAAGCAGCCCAGATCTCCAAAGTATGTGCAAACGCAAAAACCCTTCTTCAGGGATCTCCACTAGCATATTGGCAAAGTACCACTCCAAATTTATAACTAACAACAGCGTTTAGAGTCGAATTCCGGTATATATTTGATCTACCCTCGAAATTAGAAACGTTCCCAACTTAATGTGTGTTGAATTTTGTTACACGATACTTTGTTGCATCGTTTTTATATTACATGAATATTTATTGTCGAATGCATCATAACTGCTAAACTTTCGTATATTTTCGCGAAATAGTGGAATTAAGGTGATGCCGTGTAATTTCTCACTTTGTACCATGCTCTTGACTTATCTCACTTATCTCGAAGATATGTAATTTCGTGATAACGTAGCTAATTGTCTGTACAATCCAACcatgtgttttttaaaatcatttttgaaggTTACTACTTTTCTAGCCCGCTTAGAAAAATACTAAGACTTGAAAGTCGGAATTACTTCTATGAATTAAATTAAAGAGGGaaatattacacacacacacacacacacacacacacacacacacacaaagaaaaaccCATTTTGGTCACAAAATATTTGAAGCATTTACGACAAAAAACTAAGGAAATAAGTCAAAGCTCTAGGGATCGTGCTGAAAATGAGATGGGAAGATATCGCCCTACCAGAAAACTACTAATATGGCTGATATGCATATGGTAAttaccattgagaagaaataaaatggtgggagtgaagactttcattcatgaaaccgagactccaagtcatgtgatagattttaaagcaatgcattagaagaaatcaggtttcttttgcttgtttcacgcaaaacatgctaatcatttgtcgttgttgagtcacgtgacttggggtcttcggGTCAGCtgttgctaagccaatgattggccttgctccctccattttaactcCTGCTTTAAGGTAATTAGTGAttgaagcaaaaaacaaaaaactatgttTGTCCTTTttattgctatgaaaaaagaaatggaaatgtTATACTATGCTAAGTAAAAACATACTAactaaagaaagaagaaaaaatgaggtttATTTATCCGGTGAATATGGGTCACGTTTATGTTTTCTTATACATTACCACCCGGACGGCGGAACCTAAGGCTTATaactaagtggtggggtgtgtgcggagaaaagtaccgtTTGGTAAGACTTCTAACTGGCAATCGAAATTTTGACAGTGTTTCAAATTTAGCGAGAAAATAAATTTGTCGTGAAGAATATATTAgcaacatgttttttttcccctaggGTGTGTCCAGCGCCGTCTTCTCGGATGAGCCCCGCCACAGCATGGTGGAAGAAAGTGGGTGCCGGTGTGCATGCCAAGGGGGCGGCGAGGAATTCGACCTGCCCCCAGACGATCCTTCTAATACTTCTTCATCGGGATGTTGCAATCCAAAAGTCTTCACTACCGTCCTCCTCGGCATCCTGTCTTGCGTCCTCATGACAGGAGGAGTGTTCCTTGCTTTCCACAGGTAAGAATGAAATGTGTTCAGGTTGTACCACAACAACACtaagaaaatgaagttttcataaataagtacattcatgttttcaaattttcttgaaatcttTTGTTTTAAACATGAGCACCCAGGTTTtgaaatagtgtgctgaattatttcatacccaaaaatgagtacataactcggttaatactcaattttgaatttattacctattcaaaaatgagcacatgttgatttgagtttTTGATAagcatttaaatgtttcaaatatgAATACCACATAGTCAGAGTCATTTTGACTCTACAATATGTTCAAAGAGTATATGttttggtcatttttaaaattgttgttagAGTGAACCCTATTGCTCATTATAGGGCATTATATTAGGGTTCTGCATGAATTTGCGAttcgtgatttttttcccctttaccttaatcaaaaaaaaaaaaaaaaaaaaaccgtgagtGTAACGCACACATGCCCAgcacatacagggtgttctggTCTAACATGCAAGATCTCTattttagggtggttcaaaaaaactttttttcagctagagtccaggacaccccctaatttttttagacttactaatagcattatgctgtaaaagttttaacttctttaaaatccgggggggggggagagtatcCCCCCTGATAGCCCGAATGACGGGCTTGGTTTTCAGCTTTCGTAATGCCAAAAagatttagacgattttcaactttGCGTCTGGCACTATTTAGGCCAGAATTAACCTTCTGGGGGAGGTGTTGAGTGATAACTGTCCGAATATAAGTTTCAACTGTGGTATCAGAATTCGGAATGTGTTAAACCAAAGGTTTTGGAAAGTTGACCCTGTGAGAGTTTTCTTTCATTGACGCCATTTTCAGTCTTCGATGTCAGCGCCACCTACATGCCTTCAGATAATATTGTACGAATGAGGAAATTAAACTGGACGAGAtaagaatcaaaataaaaaatgagttaattttgtataaattaacaagttttttttttaaataaattttctttatctgtATAAGACTTGTTTAAACACCCTGTATTTCTTTGTGTTTAACTCTGCATGGCTCATACGCTCTGTCTGTCCTAACAGGTGGGATCCGATGTGGCTACTGGTGTCCGGTGTAGGAGTCATTCTCATCTTCATTGGAACCATCCAGCACTGTTGCAGTGACAACAGCACTCCGGCGCGGCGATCTTCGGGTAAGGGCGGATGCTGTAGTCGGCCCCCTGCCCCAGACCACCCTCACATCGTTACGCACAACGGAAGCCTCACAGAGCAGCTGCTCCCGCTCACTAACGCCAGGTAAGTGAGCCATACATTTGCAAATATACTGCTGTGTCCGGTGTCGGTGAAAGTCTCTTATGGGGGCGGGTGGTTCCAAATTCCAGCTATTGCTTTGCTCCTATAAAAGAAAGATACACGGCGGGAAAACGTACTTTGATTCTTCTGATCTCCATCGTGAGGCCTTCAGGAAATCATTcaattgtaaagtaaaaattaatgccaaaaagcacaaattgcagattactgcagcaatctgcaatttgtgctttttgacgttgttatttctttctttacttttcagcacaaagtatttatttatctcattcgATAGtgttataatgaaaaaataaataaattagtagcatTTGTTGTGTTGTTGTCTTGTCCATGATGTGCTAAGAAAAGCACTAAATTACTCCGAAACTGACGAAGACAGCCTTGGCGACCTCCACAGCCTTCTCTGAAAAAATCAAGTCATCCAGGCCGATTTTGAGAAGACTGGCCTGAATTGCTGGGCAGCCGAAGATATACTGAGGAGACAGTTGAAAGTCAGGGGAAAGACACATTGGAAATAAGTCAGTTTAATTGATGTCAGGAAGATAGCTTACTTCATGCAGTGAAGCTAAAAGTACATACTACAGTGAAATCCTAGAATGAACCACAAATTTTCTTCGTAGTAACGAGAATTCAAGTAACGAATCGgaactgaaaatttctttccttgaaacggatatttcgttgcacTGCTATTCGttgtcaggggcgtgcacagatattttggggcccgtcacaaatcaCTTTTTCGGACCCCCCTCCGTATTGTTTACCCCTGTATTTAACCCctagtttcaaaaactttgatccctcttcaggctcgagcccgggccaacaggtgtcccttctcacCCCCACCCCGTGCTGTGCGCGCCCTTGTTCTTTGTTACGGTATTTCACTGTACGTTTCAAACTCCAATATTATATTTACTCAATGTTTTGTTCTAATTGCAGGTCAGTAAGTCAATTATCCCTGAACATGCTTCCTGGATATTTCCCACCTGTTGTCACTGCTTATGGCATAGAGCAGCACTCCGCCGTAGTACAAAACATCAACCGATTAGtccagcagcagcagcagcaggcaCCTAGCCCACAGAGTCCGGGAGCTCCTGCCGGAAAGAGCTTCATCCTGTTGTCCCTGCCGGGCGAAAATCCTCCGGCTAATCTCCAGAACCTCGTAGCGACTGTTTACCAGTTGGATGGAAGGTGAGTAGTTTGGGACTCATATAtttcaatgaacaaaaggaaAGACATCTAGTGGTGATAAATGAATGCAACATTTGAGTCTTTCGCTTTATTTATGTGTTACTTACAAATAGTTCCTATTTGTAGAGCGCTCCTCCTTAGGGAGGCATAGAGTTATTTTAAGGCGGGCCAAAAGCTGTCgccaaaattgtttgaaaaaatgccTAATCGATGTCGGAAAGTAAGAAATGGCGTACCCCCTCAAATTCTATTGATTATCCTCAACAAGAgtcccctaaaaaggaaaaaaagacccTCTTAAAAAAACTCCCCTAAAAGTTTCAGCGGCGCAGTGTGTACCCCAACTCTTCCGGGTTTCTAGCGTGTTTTAGACAAGTTTTATGCTGGCAATGTTATTGAGTCGATCTTGTTAGAAAAAGTTGACTCTTTGCCTACCAATTTGACACATCTCcccattttgaaaactttcagtacgcgacagatcagggagatctcCCCAACCGATCGGCTCCAATCGAAGTGCTAATAGCCGCATGGAGCTGCTGATGTTTGATTCTTTCTcaggtaaaatttaaatcatgtatTGTTTTAATTACAGATAATTTTTATTTCGGTTCGAGTCGACTTCATTGAAAATTCCAAAAGGTTTGTAAATGTTATTAGTTTAAAAGCTGTGTCTGAAATATGGAGCCTAAAGTGACAACTTCTATGTgacaactatttttatttttaaccggGCTGGCATACGGGACAATATTAGGCTCGTTTAGTACTGGGAAAACTTTTCAGTATTTTACAAAACGTTGTGGTATTTTTGATAGAGAAGGACATTTTGCTAACACTTAtttccctccccctcctttatTTGGGGTTAATTTAGCTTCGGATATTACTTATTCTCTAGGCACTGCACCTGTTTAATTTGTAGAGAACGAGGTATTAATTTGAAGAGAGAAACTTTTTCGATTATAAGTGTGACGTTAACATTTTTGATTTGCCGGTGCCGCTCTACATGTCgtacattttaattattcattagcGGAGTTTTGGGTGCTACTTTTCCGTTCCGAAAACGGGATTCcgtctttcaaaaaaaatcggcGGCAGAGTTCAACCATtggtccccctcccccttccttttttcttttttttaagtgattaattgtcaaaaagaaaaaaagaagtcagTTAAGAGGGACACCCGTGGTTATAACCACTACGCCACTAAAAGAAAACGCCTTTTTGTATTTTGAAGCTTTCGGGTCAAGGTGTAATGTTTCCTGTTCCTTGATCCGGTGTTATGAGGAACCGCACGTCAATTTCCTGCCTATTCCAACAAGTGTTAAATGGTTCGATTTCTAGCTTCTAAAATGCTTTATCTCCCCCTCCGCTCTCTCACACAAGATCGTTCACTTTTCAAGTTAATGGCCGCGTACTTCTCGACTTGGCGACGGAAGACGAAGATGCGCTGAGACTTCCTTTCTAAGAAAAAAGTCTGGAACGAATGATTACATTTTCTGAGCTAATAAAATTAAGTCTTTACACAATTTTCGAGAAGGACAGTGCAGTAAAGTATTAAATTGGATGCATGCATagaagtttgaatatttttttatcacacttttttaaaaaatataaatgagaaattaaatcaCGTTTATAGTGTGAACGAAAGTAAACGTATTTGGGGAAGGAGGGAGGGGCTGGGGCTAAATCCCCCTTGAAATCAGTCAACTGACTCGTTGTTTAGCGAAAGTGGTATTTTTACATGTACTGCAGAATTAATAATTactaaataacaaaaatttttctctccacttttgaaaagaaagttgaaattttctttgCGACTATTTCCAAACAGAGCATAAAGCGCTTAAGATGCGATTTGTTCGTCCATTTCGCgttcaaaaggaaaataactagccgtattttctttattattattttttaagacttCCAAAAATTCAAAGCACGATAGCGTTTTGGAATTTGTTTTCGGTCAATCTGCGATTTcggaaaagtttatttattattttaaattttattcatctcgtataattaaaaactgagcgtatgtatctatgtatgaaTCCATGTAGTGATCTATGTATCtttgtccgagttacttctcccgaacgccagtgaattgaccatcgaaccaggtatcgatggattcgtaatcttcccgtctttatgtttggctattcaacATAATCCATCGATAATAaatagcagagatattaattaaaaattattaattatgacacttagatttcgacataaaatctctatttttcgaaggctttcctccattcaaattattattcagtgcttcatctcaactttccgcaaaaatgcttttattaaaatttcctattcggaactccagcgctcgaatacgctaccttgcggtgatttataaaactgcgaatgcaactaaaacattgccacgttgcgctccacgtgtatctgttgacgtaaacgcggtcagtttgttctgagtaacgcattcaacatgtctaagaacgccttcaacaacagaaattaattcgtcccttagtagtattctcgagcttctcaaaataatgttagttttccttatttctttcaaaaaagtattaaatggtggaagcgtaaacaagaaaactctggattaacaaaattggataacgttataccaggtaaaattttttattgttttgtatgaatttgtaagaatatgagttttttttaatcttaaattaatttaactaatcatattttacagcagcatttagttggaatggacagtatgcaaaatattttcttgaatttattatcgtagaacaaaatgaaaaatgtttaaccgagaaagaatttactttattgcttttattctcagctgaaaggtttcgccaaatttgtttagggttatagttttggaattgtgcgagcaaagtagccttggcgagatttcgcgtttttagttaaaccatttttaatttttatcatgagtggaataaaatgatagtaagattacagaattcgataagtaaaaaaaaaataatggtcaatcaactgaaaagaaaactaccaccatatataaactgtgagtacatattttatttattttgttctgattgaatttgaacaaatatcagtttttcaattcgatgaaggaaaaaaaacgaacttaacaacattgattggacacttttccttaacctaattccacataaatgatttaaataacctttgttactacagtatcctactgaaatagaaagtatgcaaataaattttcttgaaaatatttatcgcagaacatattgaaaaatccagaaagaacgttaagaatttgaacaataaaaaatgaaagttcgccaaaaatctgtttataaggttatggttttaaaattgtgtgaaagaataatgtatcttgacaagatttcgcatatcaggtaaatcatttccatgacgaatgaattaagtgcatgatttctttagatatccaatcatatagtcatagaaataaattatctagtgttaaacgttactcttgacagtctgccacgtatgtgcactatgtgacaaaaatgtcaacaaatgccggaaatgtcacgaaactgaacttaatatgtactaatgtatagaaaaaacggtacaaaatgaaaatgccgttcgaagcgaaccaaaaatttatgaattccgaattcaacatcgtgaaaatggctgcttcagaacaacttactgtgtgttctgcattaattgtttactttcgtaatactttttggtttctaatctctttctatatgggtcagaataaccaaaagactttgaaaaatcttttcaaatgaataaagcgaaaaaatcatacataacaacaaaaatcacaacacttttagcattttcttcgttaccacatgcgtttgttttagtttttaattccgccattagacagtgactgcagtgccccctatagttcgttggagttgcgaattaatattcagagtcacaactgactacaactgtatttatgtcgaggactgcatactaagtgccttgcctccattattttatataccgatagatggcagcaccatcaccggatcgaacagttaatgagaatttagaactagtccaagagctaatagctacctggtgctagcacccccagaggtatcgtttcacttggaggacattgagactacgagcatatttaacgtcgcccagtcccctttaatgacgacggtgggttttcgaccagcgaggatcgaacccgagaccctccggccccgagtccaatgccttaccgatcaggttaCCACGGCCcccttattaaaatttatagcatgaagaaaatcattgagataaagatctgttgccatgttttttctcgaatatgaacaagtgatgttcttgcttttgttttaaaggcttttcctgtaatcggaggatttaaaatgtttactttttggttatttctcCGTAATCTGCCGCaacattttactgatttttttttttcctttttggttcaagcctgagtgttgaactcgcgtcacttggcaaacttttattttcgaggtggaccgtgcaaagccgggcgacgcagctagtgtttttttattttctgaacgTTTTTTTAGGTCATGAAACAAATATCAGAAAATCAGGCCTCCTACAATTTGTGCTTcgatattttagtgaaaaatattatttttatttaacgaCTATTTGCTGTTCTGTTTTTAAAGGACGCTCTGAAACGACCGTTCAAAGGAAATCGTGGGGCCGGCAATCGGGGTCAGTCAGGAAGCCCGACCACATCAGAGGAAGTTCACATCTCGGATGATGGGAAATTTTCTAGCTTCTCTTCAACCTTGGAAGATTACGCCTGAGCATATTCCTGAAATCAATTTTGAAGTTCTTGTTCTTCAATTCAGAATAAACTACGATTTGTTGCCGATGCagtattgccccccccccccctccccatacagcatacagggctgtggagtcggaaggaaaatgaccgactccaaaaCTTTCAAACCTGCAACTCCAATTcccttaccccaaaatcagtcggaCTGCAGAGTTTAGGACAGAGGAAAAATAACCAACTCTTATG
Encoded proteins:
- the LOC129231851 gene encoding uncharacterized protein LOC129231851 isoform X1, which translates into the protein MGVSSAVFSDEPRHSMVEESGCRCACQGGGEEFDLPPDDPSNTSSSGCCNPKVFTTVLLGILSCVLMTGGVFLAFHRWDPMWLLVSGVGVILIFIGTIQHCCSDNSTPARRSSGKGGCCSRPPAPDHPHIVTHNGSLTEQLLPLTNARSVSQLSLNMLPGYFPPVVTAYGIEQHSAVVQNINRLVQQQQQQAPSPQSPGAPAGKSFILLSLPGENPPANLQNLVATVYQLDGSIVPETATTDTNPAPDTPVNVTTRTNNLVLKTQKFRPAICGLVHPCQMQVNFRRFPPLHLQKTLQLQNRRELP
- the LOC129231851 gene encoding uncharacterized protein LOC129231851 isoform X2, which encodes MVEESGCRCACQGGGEEFDLPPDDPSNTSSSGCCNPKVFTTVLLGILSCVLMTGGVFLAFHRWDPMWLLVSGVGVILIFIGTIQHCCSDNSTPARRSSGKGGCCSRPPAPDHPHIVTHNGSLTEQLLPLTNARSVSQLSLNMLPGYFPPVVTAYGIEQHSAVVQNINRLVQQQQQQAPSPQSPGAPAGKSFILLSLPGENPPANLQNLVATVYQLDGSIVPETATTDTNPAPDTPVNVTTRTNNLVLKTQKFRPAICGLVHPCQMQVNFRRFPPLHLQKTLQLQNRRELP